In Panthera uncia isolate 11264 chromosome B4, Puncia_PCG_1.0, whole genome shotgun sequence, one genomic interval encodes:
- the LOC125918572 gene encoding calmodulin-like protein 3, whose amino-acid sequence MADQLTEEQVAEFREAFCLFDKDGDGAITTQELGTVMRSLGQNPTEAELRDMVGEIDRDGNGSVDFPEFLGMMARQLRGRDSEEQIREAFRVFDKDGNGLVSAAELRHVMTRLGEKLSDDEVDEMIRAADVDGDGQVNYEEFVHMLVSK is encoded by the coding sequence ATGGCCGACCAGCTGACGGAGGAACAGGTGGCCGAGTTCAGGGAGGCCTTCTGCCTGTTCGACAAGGACGGGGACGGCGCCATCACCACCCAGGAGCTGGGCACCGTCATGCGGTCCCTGGGCCAGAACCCCACGGAGGCCGAGCTCCGGGACATGGTGGGCGAGATCGACCGTGACGGCAATGGCTCCGTGGACTTCCCTGAGTTCCTGGGCATGATGGCCCGGCAGCTGAGGGGCAGGGACAGCGAGGAGCAGATCCGGGAGGCCTTCCGCGTGTTCGACAAGGACGGCAACGGCCTGGTGAGCGCGGCCGAGCTGCGGCACGTGATGACCAGGCTCGGGGAGAAGCTGAGCGACGACGAGGTGGACGAGATGATCCGGGCGGCCGACGTGGACGGGGACGGCCAGGTCAACTACGAGGAGTTCGTGCACATGCTGGTCTCCAAGTGA